Part of the Sorghum bicolor cultivar BTx623 chromosome 1, Sorghum_bicolor_NCBIv3, whole genome shotgun sequence genome, GAGACCGACGACTACCAGGAGGCCGACATCAGGGTGGGCTTCTACGTGGGCAGCCACGGCGACGGGATCCCCTTCGACGGGCCGCTCGGCGTACTCGGCCATGCCTTCTCCCCAAAGAACGGCCGCCTCCACCTCGACGCTGCGGAACGGTGGGCGGTCGACATGGACACGGAAACGGTGCACTCGGCTGTCGACTTGGAGTCCGTGGCCACGCACGAGATTGGCCACGTCCTCGGGCTGGGGCACTCGTCGTCACCAAAGGCGGTCATGTACCCGAGCCTCAGCCCGCGGCAAAAGAAGGcggagctcaccgtcgacgacatcgAGGGCGTCCAGTGGCTGTATGGGCCCAACCCGGGATTCAGTCTCAGCTCGCTCTACCAGCAGGACTCCTCCATGGGGTCGGCAAGGAGCAGTTGGCTTCCTGCCTCGGCTAGTTTAGTTTGTGCAGTCTTGGTCATGCTAGTGACGCAGTTGTAGATACACAGGTTTATAATACACAAAAAGGAcaaggacagaaacagaatgaaaaaaaaaaggttaggTACCATGATCCTGCTACAGGAGAGAAAACCTTCTCTTCTTGTGGGTTATCTTCACATTAGTTTTTGCACACAAATTGTGTGGGAGAGACGTGTGTCTCTCTTCTTAGGTTTGTATTTGCACAGTGAAGTTGTTACAGAAATGGCCCATGTAACTGTACATAATCTTATATATCAGTCAAAAGTATGGACAAGTGTTTATATCTACACAAGATCATGCTTACTGGCACCTACTTAGACAAATATGAAATGGTCGTGTTACAGAAATGGCCCATGTAACTGTACATAATATTATATATCAGTCAAAAGTATGGACAGGTGTTTATGTCTACACAAGATTATGCTTACTGGCAGCTCTAGACAAATGTGAAATGGTGAGACTTCTACCGCGACACAGTGGTCTCAAGTGGCAAGACACTTGCTGGACCAGCTTCCTCTGCTTCAGAGGATCTCTGTGCGACAGTCTTTGACATCCCAAACATCTTCTTGATAGTCTTTGTGAAGCATGTCCTGTGTTCATCTGCAGAAGCATTGATGAACTCGTGGATGTGATCTTTCAAATCTGAGACGAATGATGAGCCAGGTACATTTTTTCGGCATGAATGCACAGCACGTTTTGAATCAAGTTGATGTGATCCTTCAGGTTCGGTGCGCCCGGACATCGTCATGAGATACTgcaaacaaagcaaacaaatGTAAGCCATACCATGAGAAAACCGGTACTCCATCCAAACCAATTTATTTAAGGTATAAGCACGCGCATCACAATTCAAACTTTACAATTTTTAAACAGTAATAATTTGGCCTGCAATTTTTAACTATTATAGTACAACTTTGATATGGTTAGATTTGTAAGCAAATGAAGCATCCAATAATCAtaagtttataattataaacaatataatataaaataaatgaatGGTCAAATTGTAACATGGTAGACCATACCATGTCAAACTACGCCTTATAAACTAGTCCGGAGAGAGTAAACAAGAGAAATTGACAGAAAAATTGTCAAACATGTAGCAATTATGTGTTCCTAAAGGAAACTGAATTTGCTTTACACAGCTAAGTGACTTGTTTAACGAAAGTAAGTTTCAGGATTTAACAGGAGCGCAATACAATCATACAAGTAAGAACATCATATAGGTACTATATCCTAACAATTAATAAGCAAAACAGCATACTTCAATCATCATGATTAGAAGTATGAAAGCTACAAGTTATATAGAAACGCTCGATTATTTGAATCAATCAACCCAAGGTTCATATAAGTCTGATTTGGACATCAGTCTGAAGTCTGAACAAGTTACTAATAACAGCATCTATGATAGGCTGTAACAAAAATTGGCATGAAGAACACAACTAAGCTGTGGACTACCTAGTTAAATATTTAGTATTGATGATCCAGAATGGGGCATCATATAATCGTTTCTCTGGAAATGTTATTTCAACATCCACTCAACAATGACAGCTCAAAGAATTTCTGGGAGCAATTGAATGGCAGTGCTAAGAAGAAACATATCAGATGAGGTGCAAACATAGTGCTAGTATCAAAAGATGCTGTCTTTCTCCTTCTTGATGCACAAAAACAGTGAAAGGGACTGGTGCAGAGAAGGATTGAAAAGCATCATGATCCCTCATTATTTGTCAATGAACATGGCACAGCATGATACTCACAGTACTATATTGAAGTTAGGACTTAGgatatcaaatcaatagccacaAGAATAACTAGCATAAGAAAAGAATGGCCAGTTTACTGGTATCCCTTAACTGGTCAGAGACTCTTCTGTAAACATATTTACAGATAGACAGTTAGAAGTACAAGCAAAGTATGCAACAGGGAAGCAGTGTCCGCAACAACAACCTGAAGGGCCAATTTAGGCGATTGACAAATTAGCCCATTATACACGATGTCGTCACGAAAACCACACCTAGGTGAACCTACTACCAGTTGCACAACTGAAAATATGCAACTGGCCAACGAGTTACCATGCTTTTCTATACCCACAAACCTGTCCGTTTGCATCTAGATAAAACAGAGACATTAAAATGGAACATCAAAACGAATAGTTCGTTTGCATCAGGTCCAAAAGAACACTACAAAGTCTAAATTACAGCATCTCCTCTCTTTTTTGGCGAGAAAAAACTCTTGCTTTTTGATGTCAAAACTGAACTCTTGGTTCATACTGAGTTGTGAGTTGATGTGTCAGAAAAGGAACCATCGGCAGAGTATTCCCTTCGATTGGCACAACAACACGAGTTACTGTAGGTGGGCTTACTGACCATCCACACAGGGAGTGCTGCCATTGAGGCTGCGGTGTGTGGTTGGCTAATTAGCCACCAAGGCCAAGTACAGACTTAACCATAACCTTCTACGTTTTTCCAGCACAATATGTCGGCCATGGACATCGGCACTGAACTGAAGTTAAAAGTCGCCCTCCATTACAAATCCAACAAACAACAGAGCTAGAAACTTCAATAATCAAATCTAACATATTAAGATGTACGCCAAGAGAATAAGAGGGAGAGGGGGATTTACCCAAACGAAATCCACCGGAGAAGGTGGGACGGGGTGGCGGACGACGGGACGGGGTGGCGAGGATAGCTCCGGagctgcggcggcggctagggttatAAAGTTGGCTGTCCATAGGGAATTAGGGTTCGGTGGATTGTTTACTCGAACACTTGATGGGTCGTTCTCTTTTGGGCCGAGCCGAActactacttcaatatattgtgcTTTTGGTCCGCTAACTCGAAGGTCCAGAATTTGAAGGCCCAAATGCGGCGTAGTAGTGCCTGAACACCTGACCCAATACACTCAAACAATGGGCTGGCCATCATCATCTAGCCCGCATGTGATTTATTTGCGATTGGGGCATTGGCACAGAGAGTGCTTAtcaatttatttttttcttagttCATGCGTTGCAGCTAGAGAAAAAACTATAAAACATTTATGAAAAATTATGAGAAAAATATTACATACCTATTTATAGTTTATCATTTCTATAAAATTTTAAATCTATAATTTACATTATGATGAACAGGACAATAATTGACAGTGCCCTATTAAAATTGTATTGAACCAAATACAatcttaatatatttttttacccAGTTGCAAGACTTAGATATAAATATATCATAACTTCCATTTTAGTACTATTCATGTGTTGCTATTAAAGATTGAGCTATGTGGCATTATTTGATGATCCATAAAATTTGTAATTCTAATATATGTTTAAAGTCGGTACGGAGTTAGTTGTCAATGCATCAAGAATTGATCTGTCCATTGATGATTATTATCGAAATCTCTCTTGATTTTCCACATTGCCGCCTTCAATGGAGATTACAAAAGATATATTTATTTAGTTCAAATTAGACAAACTGCTCAAGATTTCAGTTCACGACAGTTTGACCATTGGTTTTATTGATTTAATAAAGCATATTCTGTCTACATTAATTCatgtgtgttggagtggattataacaaaaattagttaattttttacCTCAATCCACTTCAATACATAAAGATTGAGATTCTTATGAGTGCAGCCAAATAAGGCCTAATAGTTAATGAGATTATCCAAACAAGCCCTAGAAATCAACATGCCTCCGAGACTTCACCTTTGAAACAGTATTGGGAGAAATGGCATTAGATAATGAACATGACTATTGATCTCTGAAAAAGTACGTACAGAGACAATTTCTCTTGGCAGTGGTTATATTTTCACTTAGTGATGGATCTAGGAATTTATCTTAGGGTATGTCATCCAAAAAAATTACATTGTATTCGGTAAAACCATTTGACAATTTGGTATCAATTGTAAAATTTTCAATGTAATTCAATATAGTGCACTAAAAACACGATAACTGCCACTAAAAACACGATAAAACCGCTAGTAAAAGTAGATTTAGCATTGTCAAATGTTCTCTGTGTACTCGTGCATTATGCTGGATAATCCCTTGAACCTTCAACCTACTACCAGTACGAGCAATTCATAGACATCAATAATGCAAACACATAACATTGCGAGCTTTGAATTGGACCTTCGGGTAGGGCAGACCTTATGTACAGCACAACCAATGCGGATGCCAAAAGAGATTGGTTTCAAGATGGGAAGACAAGGGGAAAAAGTCATGGCGCATGctagaagcaattccacaatcATTCATGTGCAACTGCAGTGTGTCACGGTGGAGTACTTGCACGCACCAATTAATTCCCTTTACCTGCACGATAAACCatatcctctctctctctctctctctctctctctctctctctctctctttaagGTCGTTCACCCAACGGAAAAGAACATTTTGGCAGCTTTTTCATGCAAAGCAAAGTCGATGGATGTACAAATGCCCTACCACACATTAGCATCTGATTCTTGGAAAAGAATACTGCAAGCAGCCAATCAAAAGAATGTGCAGTGTTTGTTGGTTGGGAGAAgctaagcttttcattttctatttttactCGACCGCTATCTGTTTAGTTCGTGCAATACAATTTTTCTTATAAAAAGTAAATGTCCTATACATCAGTGCTGCTGTAATCTTTTCGCGATCAATAGACATGTttgagtgtgtgtgtgtatatataggtTCAATCGTCTGTTGCCTAATATTATCGTAACTAACGCTAGTACACAAAAGATCTATCTCTATAGTTAAAATTGATTTTCAGAAGC contains:
- the LOC8058084 gene encoding uncharacterized protein LOC8058084; the protein is MAALPVWMYLMTMSGRTEPEGSHQLDSKRAVHSCRKNVPGSSFVSDLKDHIHEFINASADEHRTCFTKTIKKMFGMSKTVAQRSSEAEEAGPASVLPLETTVSR